In the genome of Pseudomonas fluorescens, the window CAGGTGGCGATCTCTTCCCAGATTTTCTGCATCGCATCCACGGGCATGCCGCAGACCTGACTGGCCAGCTCCAGGGTGTAGCGGCTGTAGTGCTGCTTCATCAATTGGTAGACGCAACGAGGGTCTTGCAAGGTCGGATCGACTTTGGCGAAACCGTCCTCGCCTATTTCGTAGCCCCAGCCAGACTTGTCGGTGTAGGTGCGCTTGCTCGCGTCGTAACCGCTGAACAACCCGTCCTCGAAACCGTAGCTGGCCTTGACGATGAACGACACGTCCGTATAGGCCCGCACGTACTCGTGCTGGATCTTGTCTTCGGTCAGCAGGTAATTGATCAGCCCGCCCATGAAGGCAATGTCGGTCCCGGTGCGGATCGGCGCGTAATAGTCGGCCACCGAGGCCGTACGGGTGAAACGCGGGTCGACCACAATCAGCCGCGCCTTGTTGTGGGCTTTGGCTTCGGTCACCCATTTGAAACCGCAAGGGTGCGCTTCGGCGGCATTGCCACCCATTACCAGAACCAGATTCGCGTTGGCGATATCGGTCCAGTGGTTGGTCATGGCACCACGGCCATACGTCGGGGCAAGACTTGCCACCGTCGGGCCATGTCAGACACGTGCCTGGTTATCGAACCCCAGCATGCCGAGACTGCGAATCACCTTATGGGTGATATAACCCGATTCGTTGGACGAGGCCGACGCCGCGAGAAAACCGGTGGTCAGCCAGCGGTTCACCGTTTGCCCCTGGGCGTTCTTCTCGATGAAGTTGGCGTCGCGGTCGGCCTTCATCAAGTCGGCGATGCGATCGAGCGCTTCATCCCAAGAGATTCGTATCCACTCCTTGGTGCCAGGCTTGCGCACCTGCGGGTACTGGAGACGACTGGGACTGTGAATGAAGTCCAGCAGGCCTGCGCCTTTGGGGCAAAGGGTACCGCGGTTGACCGGGTGGTCGGCGTCACCTTCGATGTGGATGATGTTTTGCGCGACATTCTTCGCGTCATCGCCCTGGCTGTACATGATCAAGCCGCAACCGACCGAGCAATACGGGCAGGTGTTGCGGGTTTCATGGGTGCGGGCGAGCTTGAAATGACGCACCTGTTCGGCAAAGGCTGTCGTCGGGGCCATGCCCAACGCGCCCAGGCTAGAGCCTGCAAGGCCGATACCGGCGACCTTGAAGAACTGACGACGGCTGAGATCCATCGTGCACTCCTGATCAGGTGGAACCCGGTACATGGCCGGGCTTTTTTGAACAACCACGGTAACGGCAGTCTGGCTGCCGACACTACAAACTGTAGTCAATGCTGTCGAATTCACCATGACAGCCGACCGTCGGACAAATTCAGCTTGCCGCGAAGATCCTTGTAGGAGCGAGCCTGCTCGCGAAGGTGTGTCAGATACGGTGATGTCAACTGACACACCTTCGCGAGCAGGCTCGCTCCTACAGTAGGTTGGCGTTTATCATGGTCAGCATTCCAACCCAGCTTTCATGAGACTGCGCATGACTTTCGATTTTGATCAGGTGTTCGACCGCCACCACACCGGCAGTACCAAGTGGAGCCGCTACCCGGCCGACGTGTTGCCGATGTGGGTCGCCGACATGGATTTCGCCGCGCCGCCGGTGATCATCCAGGCCCTGCAAAAGCGACTGGAACACCCGATGGTCGGCTACAGCGTGGCCCAGGATGACTTGCGCGAGGCAATCGTTGCTGACCTCTGGAACAAGTACGCCTGGCGAGTCGAGCCCCAGGAGCTGATTTTCCTGCCGGGCGTCGAGTCCGGCTTCAACATGGCGCTGAAGGCACTGGTACAGGCACCACAGAATGTCGTTGTGCAGGTGCCGAACTACCCGCCGCTGCGTCATGCACCAGGCCATTGGGGCCTGAACAAGGTCGAACTGAATTTCGATGCGCAAGCCGACGGCACCTACACCACACCGCTCGATACCCTGAGCCAGTCGCTGCAAGGTGGCGGTGCACTCCTGCTGAGCAACCCGCACAACCCCTTGGGCAAGGCCTTCCCCCGCGCAGAGCTGCAAGCCATTGCCGACATCTGCCTTGAGCACGGTGCCTGGATCATTTCCGACGAGATCCACGCCGAGTTGTGCTTCGACGGTCGCACGCACATTCCGATGGCGACCCTGAGCCCGCAAGTCGCCCAGCGCACCATCACGCTGATGTCGGCGAGCAAGGCCTACAACATCGCCGGCCTGAAGACCTCGTTCATGATCATCCAGGACCGCCACCTGCGCGAGAAGGTCAACCACGCCCGTTGCGGCATGGTCGACAGCGTCAATCCGCTGGGCATGGAAGCCACCCGGGTCGCCTACAGCGAAGCTGCTCCATGGCTGGCCGAGCTGAAGGTCTACCTGCAAGGCAACCGCGACTTCCTCGCCGAGGCCGTGCGCACTCGTCTGCCGGGCATCACCATGAACCTGCCGCAAAGCACCTACCTGGCATGGCTCGACTGCACGGCACTGGGGCTGGACGACCCGCAGCAGTTCTTCCTGGAGCAGGCCAAAGTCGGTTTGAGCGCCGGCCTGGACTTCGGCGATGACTGCAAGCAGTTCGTACGCCTGAACTTCGGCTGTCCACGGTCGCTGCTGGAAGAAGGCATTGCGCGGATGGAGCGCAGCTTGCGCCATCTCAAGGCCTGATACCCCCCTTCAGCGACAACGAAGATCCCTGTGGGAGCGGCGGTGCGGTGATCCGACTTGCCCGCGATGGCGTCGGTGACTGACACTACGCCATCGCGAGCAGGCTCGCTCCTACAGTGACGCCATCGAAAAGTTGAACCCGTGACGACCTCCAGCGCTC includes:
- a CDS encoding PatB family C-S lyase; amino-acid sequence: MTFDFDQVFDRHHTGSTKWSRYPADVLPMWVADMDFAAPPVIIQALQKRLEHPMVGYSVAQDDLREAIVADLWNKYAWRVEPQELIFLPGVESGFNMALKALVQAPQNVVVQVPNYPPLRHAPGHWGLNKVELNFDAQADGTYTTPLDTLSQSLQGGGALLLSNPHNPLGKAFPRAELQAIADICLEHGAWIISDEIHAELCFDGRTHIPMATLSPQVAQRTITLMSASKAYNIAGLKTSFMIIQDRHLREKVNHARCGMVDSVNPLGMEATRVAYSEAAPWLAELKVYLQGNRDFLAEAVRTRLPGITMNLPQSTYLAWLDCTALGLDDPQQFFLEQAKVGLSAGLDFGDDCKQFVRLNFGCPRSLLEEGIARMERSLRHLKA